One genomic window of Prochlorococcus sp. MIT 0801 includes the following:
- a CDS encoding prephenate/arogenate dehydrogenase yields the protein MELKTKTAENIGIVGLGLIGGSLGLDLQKLGYTVYGITHREKTAQKARERKLAQIVSTDPNVLDNCSLVYIALPLEQLLNPSTALINAIPKNAVVTDVGSVKVPILNTWDTLHPRFVASHPMTGTEESGVNAGRHDLFKNKPWVVTPSKKTDQKALEIVHQISLSLGSQWISSEAQIHDEAVGLISHLPVLISAAFLNTLSAEAKPSLYSLAKSIASSGFADTSRVGGGNPELGVSMAKFNKKNIERHLASYRHSLDLFEKYLLEENWSDLEKILVNAQEKRQDFTLKPTN from the coding sequence ATGGAGCTTAAAACAAAAACCGCTGAAAATATTGGAATTGTTGGATTAGGTCTAATTGGAGGCTCCTTAGGCTTAGATCTCCAAAAGCTTGGATATACAGTTTATGGGATTACTCATCGAGAAAAAACTGCACAAAAAGCCAGAGAAAGAAAACTTGCCCAAATTGTTAGTACTGATCCAAACGTATTAGACAATTGTTCTCTTGTTTATATTGCTTTACCACTTGAGCAGCTCCTAAATCCTTCAACAGCTTTAATCAATGCCATTCCTAAAAATGCTGTTGTTACGGATGTTGGATCTGTAAAAGTCCCTATTTTAAATACTTGGGACACGCTACATCCGCGGTTTGTAGCTAGTCATCCAATGACAGGAACAGAAGAATCTGGCGTTAACGCAGGTCGTCATGATTTATTTAAAAATAAGCCATGGGTGGTTACTCCAAGTAAAAAAACTGATCAAAAAGCCCTCGAAATCGTGCACCAAATTTCTTTATCACTCGGGAGTCAATGGATAAGCTCTGAAGCTCAAATACATGATGAAGCTGTAGGCTTGATTTCACATTTACCAGTTCTAATTAGCGCAGCATTTCTGAATACACTCAGTGCAGAAGCAAAGCCCTCCTTATATTCACTTGCAAAAAGTATTGCATCCAGTGGGTTTGCTGACACCTCCAGAGTCGGAGGTGGTAACCCAGAACTAGGAGTCTCTATGGCAAAATTTAATAAGAAAAATATAGAGAGACATTTGGCATCTTATAGACATTCTTTAGATCTTTTTGAAAAATATTTACTTGAAGAAAACTGGAGTGATCTAGAAAAAATACTAGTCAATGCCCAGGAAAAAAGACAGGATTTTACTTTAAAACCTACTAATTAA